The genomic interval TGAAACCCGAGCTGAGCTGCTACGCTTGATACGAAACACTCATCTTCATCAGGCGTAGGGGGTGACTTCGGTGAAGCGATCGGTGCTCTTCCTGGTGCTCCTGCTCATGTCGCTGGTGACTCCTGCCGGTGCGGCGGACCGCCTCTGGTTCGACGACGCCGCGGTGCACGTCGCCGACGGCGCGTTCCGCGATCAGCATGGCCGTGAGGTGGTGCTGCGGGGGTTCAACGTTTCCGGTACGGCCAAGCTCGCCGAGTACCAGGGCCTGCCGTTCGCGAGCACGGCCGACGCCCGGTCCTCCGCTGCGGCGATGCGGCGGCTGACCGGCGCGAACGCGGTCCGCTTCCTGCTCACCTGGGCGTGGATCGAACCCGAGCCCCGCCACATCGACCTCGCCTACCTGGACAAGGTGGCCGAACAGATCAGCGCGTTCACCGACCAGGGCATCCGCGTCCTCCTGGACTTCCACCAGGACCTGTACTCGCGGCACCTGTTCAACCGCGACAGCTGGTACACCGGCGACGGCGCCCCGGAGTGGGTGGTGCGCGCGGGCGGCTACCCGCGCGAGTCGTGCGGCCTGTGCTTCCACTGGGGCCAGAACATGAAGAACAACAACGCCGTCACCGCCGCCACCTACGACTTCTGGCACAACCGCGAGGTGACCACCTCCGCCGGGCCGATCCGCATCCGCGACGAATTCCTGTACGCGGCCGGCGAAGCGATGGCGCGGGTGAAGTCGCGGCTGTCCGCCGACGCCTTCCGGCTCGTGGTGGGCGTCGATCCGCTCAACGAGCCCTACGCCGGCCGCTACGACTCCGGCCAGGACAGTATCGAGTGGGAGCGCGACCTGCTGTGGCCGTTCCACCAGCAGTTCCGGGCACGCATGGACCAGGTCGGCTGGGCGGACAAGCCCGCGTTCGTCGAGCCGCTGGTGTTCTGGAACCAGAACGTCGACTTCTTCGCCGAACCCGGCGGGTTCACCGACGTGCCGGCGCTCGGGCAGCGCTACGTGTTCAACGCGCACTTCTACGACGGCAAGGCACAGTCCGGCGTGCTGATGCCAGGCAAGGCCGGCGACGGGCAGTACACCGGTGACTTCAACAAGATCCGCGACCGCGCGCGTGCCCTGGGCACGGCGGGCATCGTGACCGAGTACGGGCACCCGGTCGACGGCAACACCTCGGACAAGAAGTCCACCGTGCTCAAGGCCATGCACCAAGGCCTCGACTCGCGCCTGTCCGGCACGCAGTGGTGGGCGTCGGCCGCGTCGTCCGGTCCGGTGCTGTCGGGCAGCCAGTGGCACTGGGACGTCAACTACGACCGGCACCACGAGCTGATGAACGACAACCCCGACAAGGTTCGCACCGACGGAGACGCGAT from Archangium lipolyticum carries:
- a CDS encoding cellulase family glycosylhydrolase, translating into MKRSVLFLVLLLMSLVTPAGAADRLWFDDAAVHVADGAFRDQHGREVVLRGFNVSGTAKLAEYQGLPFASTADARSSAAAMRRLTGANAVRFLLTWAWIEPEPRHIDLAYLDKVAEQISAFTDQGIRVLLDFHQDLYSRHLFNRDSWYTGDGAPEWVVRAGGYPRESCGLCFHWGQNMKNNNAVTAATYDFWHNREVTTSAGPIRIRDEFLYAAGEAMARVKSRLSADAFRLVVGVDPLNEPYAGRYDSGQDSIEWERDLLWPFHQQFRARMDQVGWADKPAFVEPLVFWNQNVDFFAEPGGFTDVPALGQRYVFNAHFYDGKAQSGVLMPGKAGDGQYTGDFNKIRDRARALGTAGIVTEYGHPVDGNTSDKKSTVLKAMHQGLDSRLSGTQWWASAASSGPVLSGSQWHWDVNYDRHHELMNDNPDKVRTDGDAMNDEHFSAVHVDDDGTAALTVDERLVDRLFPRAVAGTTAAFTYEDRARDGSTVLTWNKIPDTMPAVRALVGTGQFGVLVWRSNGGTAPTELHLPASFAPGATTVVSSLGSVRGVPAYTGAESVAAAAEPGVTGVNRLLLSTRDSNLHFALVTNGAGGTSLEAARAELAAWASAAFGG